The Megalobrama amblycephala isolate DHTTF-2021 linkage group LG13, ASM1881202v1, whole genome shotgun sequence genome contains a region encoding:
- the bcam gene encoding basal cell adhesion molecule isoform X1 — MEGAMLGRFGICCTLLAVALQVCLATVKVTVTPKVEVIKGETAKLPCSYTISAEASEIVVQWFIEVTGARKQIAYKSSQGFEVDAGTPLTGRLTVGEDLSLTILPVMVEDERSFFCQVTAGVVGVSEAETQVKVFFAPEKPVITDNTQAITVSHDTTSSSEVGKCTSRNAHPEPRIIWFKDDTPLPDEKSQKEKTYMILSSVKEPSGLYTMTSTLFMQPVKADAKSVFHCTVEYSMPGGLNKQESSDKFSLTLLYSTENVFFKVKNQGPIKEGDDVEMECKTDGNPQPEFEFYKEDVQLRTHDQKGTLYKKNVSRNDNGTYKCEALDFDALEDVQLIKTLPLHVHYMDPVTVTPEGPLIVNKGDVVELQCKTKSSDAHTMQWKKDSKELSKNGVLTIQSVTLADAGVYLCVGAVPSVPGLQKQANITLNVKGQPEIDSSVDGFSAKAGEKVTLNCSALGYPAPQFTWIPSGKESVTVVGNRVISTVTLEATDAVLKDGVLCEAYNEHGKVNMKFMIDKSDADKSQDANAANRGNPVFKTAEKQQGGSSAVVIAVVVCVLLLLIMVALLFFLSKKGKLSCGKKDKKDVPSGDVKSGIVVEMKSSEKGNEETGLLNKPHPEQC; from the exons TATGTTTGGCTACTGTCAAGGTCACTGTGACTCCAAAGGTGGAAGTGATTAAAGGAGAGACTGCCAAACTGCCATGCAGTTACACCATCTCTGCAGAAGCTTCTGAGATTGTGGTCCAATGGTTCATT GAAGTTACAGGTGCAAGAAAGCAAATTGCTTACAAGTCTTCCCAAGGTTTTGAAGTTGATGCTGGCACACCATTGACAGGTCGCTTAACCGTGGGAGAGGACTTGTCCCTCACCATCTTACCAGTCATGGTGGAAGATGAGAGAAGCTTCTTCTGCCAAGTGACCGCAGGGGTTGTGGGGGTGTCTGAAGCTGAGACCCAGGTCAAGGTTTTCT TTGCTCCAGAGAAGCCAGTGATAACAGACAATACTCAGGCCATCACTGTCAGTCATGACACTACATCCTCCTCTGAG GTGGGCAAGTGCACCAGCAGGAACGCTCACCCTGAGCCTCGTATTATCTGGTTTAAAGATGACACTCCACTGCCTGACGAAAAGAGCCAAAAGGAAA AAACATACATGATACTTAGTTCGGTGAAGGAACCCTCAGGCCTGTACACCATGACCAGCACGCTGTTCATGCAGCCGGTTAAAGCTGATGCTAAATCAGTCTTTCACTGCACGGTGGAGTACAGCATGCCAGGCGGCCTGAACAAACAGGAGAGCTCTGATAAATTCAGCCTCACTTTGCTCT ATTCGACAGAAAATGTGTTCTTTAAAGTGAAGAATCAGGGGCCAATCAAAGAGGGGGATGATGTGGAGATGGAGTGTAAGACTGATGGAAACCCTCAGCCAGAGTTTGAATTTTATAAAGAG GATGTACAACTGAGGACTCATGACCAGAAAGGCACATTATATAAAAAGAATGTCTCTCGAAATGACAATGGAACCTATAAGTGTGAAGCTCTGGACTTTGATGCCTTAGAAGATGTCCAACTTATCAAAACTCTACCCTTACATGTGCATT ATATGGACCCTGTGACAGTGACTCCAGAAGGCCCCTTGATTGTTAATAAAGGAGATGTTGTGGAGCTTCAGTGTAAGACCAAGTCCTCTGATGCCCacaccatgcagtggaaaaag GACTCAAAGGAGTTGTCAAAAAATGGTGTGTTGACTATCCAGTCAGTTACTCTGGCTGACGCTGGTGTGTATTTATGTGTCGGAGCTGTACCTTCAGTGCCAGGTCTCCAGAAACAAGCCAATATCACCCTTAACGTCAAAG GTCAACCTGAGATTGATTCTTCAGTGGATGGTTTTTCTGCAAAGGCGGGAGAGAAGGTCACTCTCAACTGCTCTGCCCTTGGCTATCCTGCTCCACAGTTCACATGGATACCTTCTGGTAAAGAG TCAGTGACTGTAGTGGGGAATAGGGTGATCAGCACAGTCACTCTTGAAGCCACAGATGCGGTTCTGAAGGATGGTGTGCTGTGTGAAGCATACAATGAGCATGgaaaagtcaacatgaaattcaTGATCGACAAATCAG ATGCAGACAAAAGCCAAGATGCCAATGCCGCTAACCGAG GAAACCCCGTGTTTAAAACAG CGGAGAAACAGCAGGGGGGTTCGAGTGCGGTCGTGATCGCCGTGGTGGTGTGTGTTCTGCTGCTTCTCATCATGGTGGCTCTGCTCTTCTTCCTCAGTAAGAAGGGCAAGCTGAGCTGTGGGAAAAAGGACAAGAAGGATGT GCCATCTGGGGATGTGAAAAGTGGTATTGTGGTGGAGATGAAGTCCAGTGAGAAAGGCAATGAAGAGACTGGTCTGTTAAACAAACCACATCCAGAACAG TGTTAA
- the bcam gene encoding basal cell adhesion molecule isoform X2 yields the protein MEGAMLGRFGICCTLLAVALQVCLATVKVTVTPKVEVIKGETAKLPCSYTISAEASEIVVQWFIEVTGARKQIAYKSSQGFEVDAGTPLTGRLTVGEDLSLTILPVMVEDERSFFCQVTAGVVGVSEAETQVKVFFAPEKPVITDNTQAITVSHDTTSSSEVGKCTSRNAHPEPRIIWFKDDTPLPDEKSQKEKTYMILSSVKEPSGLYTMTSTLFMQPVKADAKSVFHCTVEYSMPGGLNKQESSDKFSLTLLYSTENVFFKVKNQGPIKEGDDVEMECKTDGNPQPEFEFYKEDVQLRTHDQKGTLYKKNVSRNDNGTYKCEALDFDALEDVQLIKTLPLHVHYMDPVTVTPEGPLIVNKGDVVELQCKTKSSDAHTMQWKKDSKELSKNGVLTIQSVTLADAGVYLCVGAVPSVPGLQKQANITLNVKGQPEIDSSVDGFSAKAGEKVTLNCSALGYPAPQFTWIPSGKESVTVVGNRVISTVTLEATDAVLKDGVLCEAYNEHGKVNMKFMIDKSDADKSQDANAANRAEKQQGGSSAVVIAVVVCVLLLLIMVALLFFLSKKGKLSCGKKDKKDVPSGDVKSGIVVEMKSSEKGNEETGLLNKPHPEQC from the exons TATGTTTGGCTACTGTCAAGGTCACTGTGACTCCAAAGGTGGAAGTGATTAAAGGAGAGACTGCCAAACTGCCATGCAGTTACACCATCTCTGCAGAAGCTTCTGAGATTGTGGTCCAATGGTTCATT GAAGTTACAGGTGCAAGAAAGCAAATTGCTTACAAGTCTTCCCAAGGTTTTGAAGTTGATGCTGGCACACCATTGACAGGTCGCTTAACCGTGGGAGAGGACTTGTCCCTCACCATCTTACCAGTCATGGTGGAAGATGAGAGAAGCTTCTTCTGCCAAGTGACCGCAGGGGTTGTGGGGGTGTCTGAAGCTGAGACCCAGGTCAAGGTTTTCT TTGCTCCAGAGAAGCCAGTGATAACAGACAATACTCAGGCCATCACTGTCAGTCATGACACTACATCCTCCTCTGAG GTGGGCAAGTGCACCAGCAGGAACGCTCACCCTGAGCCTCGTATTATCTGGTTTAAAGATGACACTCCACTGCCTGACGAAAAGAGCCAAAAGGAAA AAACATACATGATACTTAGTTCGGTGAAGGAACCCTCAGGCCTGTACACCATGACCAGCACGCTGTTCATGCAGCCGGTTAAAGCTGATGCTAAATCAGTCTTTCACTGCACGGTGGAGTACAGCATGCCAGGCGGCCTGAACAAACAGGAGAGCTCTGATAAATTCAGCCTCACTTTGCTCT ATTCGACAGAAAATGTGTTCTTTAAAGTGAAGAATCAGGGGCCAATCAAAGAGGGGGATGATGTGGAGATGGAGTGTAAGACTGATGGAAACCCTCAGCCAGAGTTTGAATTTTATAAAGAG GATGTACAACTGAGGACTCATGACCAGAAAGGCACATTATATAAAAAGAATGTCTCTCGAAATGACAATGGAACCTATAAGTGTGAAGCTCTGGACTTTGATGCCTTAGAAGATGTCCAACTTATCAAAACTCTACCCTTACATGTGCATT ATATGGACCCTGTGACAGTGACTCCAGAAGGCCCCTTGATTGTTAATAAAGGAGATGTTGTGGAGCTTCAGTGTAAGACCAAGTCCTCTGATGCCCacaccatgcagtggaaaaag GACTCAAAGGAGTTGTCAAAAAATGGTGTGTTGACTATCCAGTCAGTTACTCTGGCTGACGCTGGTGTGTATTTATGTGTCGGAGCTGTACCTTCAGTGCCAGGTCTCCAGAAACAAGCCAATATCACCCTTAACGTCAAAG GTCAACCTGAGATTGATTCTTCAGTGGATGGTTTTTCTGCAAAGGCGGGAGAGAAGGTCACTCTCAACTGCTCTGCCCTTGGCTATCCTGCTCCACAGTTCACATGGATACCTTCTGGTAAAGAG TCAGTGACTGTAGTGGGGAATAGGGTGATCAGCACAGTCACTCTTGAAGCCACAGATGCGGTTCTGAAGGATGGTGTGCTGTGTGAAGCATACAATGAGCATGgaaaagtcaacatgaaattcaTGATCGACAAATCAG ATGCAGACAAAAGCCAAGATGCCAATGCCGCTAACCGAG CGGAGAAACAGCAGGGGGGTTCGAGTGCGGTCGTGATCGCCGTGGTGGTGTGTGTTCTGCTGCTTCTCATCATGGTGGCTCTGCTCTTCTTCCTCAGTAAGAAGGGCAAGCTGAGCTGTGGGAAAAAGGACAAGAAGGATGT GCCATCTGGGGATGTGAAAAGTGGTATTGTGGTGGAGATGAAGTCCAGTGAGAAAGGCAATGAAGAGACTGGTCTGTTAAACAAACCACATCCAGAACAG TGTTAA